One region of Pagrus major chromosome 5, Pma_NU_1.0 genomic DNA includes:
- the gstt1a gene encoding glutathione S-transferase theta-1a translates to MMELYLDLHSQPCRSVFLFAKAVGIPFEFKLVDLAAGQQYTEEFGKISVMRKVPVMKDGSFVLTESVAILKYLAQKHSSSVADHWYPADLKQRACVNEYLSWQHMNLRAHGSKVFLLRALYPIIMGSEVPKEKMDAAVEDLNQSLNLLEEKFLQNKPFIVGDKISLADLVAVVEIMQPVGTGLDVFEGRPKLIAWRERLKKELGEKLFNEAHEVIMKVTSLPQKMQSNSDLEMLIPKFRKIFS, encoded by the exons ATGATGGAGCTCTATCTGGACCTGCACTCGCAGCCCTGCCgctctgttttcctgtttgcCAAAGCGGTCGGGATTCCCTTTGAGTTTAAGCTTGTGGACCTCGCTGCAG GGCAGCAGTACACTGAGGAGTTTGGAAAGATCAGCGTCATGAGGAAGGTTCCTGTCATGAAGGATGGAAGCTTCGTTCTGACCGAAAG CGTTGCGATCCTGAAGTACCTGGCACAGAAACATTCGTCATCAGTAGCAGATCACTGGTATCCAGCCGACCTGAAGCAGCGAGCTTGTGTTAATGAATACCTGTCCTGGCAGCACATGAACCTCAGAGCTCATGGGTCAAAGGTCTTCCTGCTCAGG GCTCTGTATCCCATCATCATGGGCTCTGAGGTCCCGAAGGAGAAGATGGACGCTGCTGTCGAGGATCTGAATCAGTCGCTcaacctgctggaggagaagtTCCTGCAGAACAAACCGTTCATCGTTGGCGACAAAATCTCTCTGGCTGATCTGGTGGCTGTAGTTGAGATCATGCAG CCTGTTGGAACTGGCCTGGATGTGTTTGAAGGCCGGCCAAAGTTGATCGCCTGGAGGGAGCGGCTGAAGAAGGAGCTCGGCGAAAAGTTGTTCAACGAAGCTCACGAGGTGATCATGAAGGTGACCAGCCTGCCGCAGAAGATGCAGAGCAACAGCGACCTGGAGATGCTCATTCCAAAGTTTCGGAAGATTTTCAGCTGA
- the tas2r200.1 gene encoding taste receptor, type 2, member 200, tandem duplicate 1 has protein sequence MFGAADLKLCGTTLLLVLGVLANVFNFGVMLRHQWRSGGVKTVAVIICFISLGNILLQICTFVLVASVWAGVLCRPDLPFFFCVVLFMWLSSSSISFWSVAWLSVFYCMRVLSFSSVLFRTLKENITTILNITMVVTLLTSCVMFTPFLYLHFQSKTLPNMTEKAACVIRKPLLPNWVDINVYVIVFISYLTLMPLMIMLPTSLRLVVYLCKHTLAMQSRSHTADSYLLVCRLTVALVWVYLTTLLTISLYYFHAIFASGLSADMLFLGLSFYCVASAILLTCSNKNLREMLRVLLFPGKTTNTLARRSAEDKSGVTATV, from the coding sequence ATGTTTGGAGCTGCTGATCTGAAGCTGTGCGGCACCACCCTCCTGCTGGTCCTGGGAGTGCTCGCCAACGTCTTCAACTTCGGGGTCATGCTGCGGCATCAGTGGAGGTCCGGAGGTGTGAAAACTGTGGCCGTCATCATCTGCTTCATCTCGCTGGGCAACATCCTGCTGCAGATCTGCACCTTCGTGCTCGTGGCCTCGGTGTGGGCCGGGGTGCTCTGTAGGCCGGACTtacctttcttcttctgtgtcgTCCTGTTCatgtggctcagcagcagctccatTAGCTTCTGGTCTGTCGCTTGGCTGAGCGTCTTCTACTGCATGAGGGTTTTGAGCTTCTCCTCGGTTCTTTTTAGAACGCTCAAGGAGAACATCACAACCATCCTGAACATCACCATGGTGGTGACCTTGCTGACCTCCTGCGTGATGTTCACTCCTTTCCTCTACCTCCATTTTCAAAGCAAAACTCTTCCAAACATGACAGAAAAGGCTGCTTGTGTCATCAGAAAGCCTCTGCTCCCCAACTGGGTTGACATCAATGTTTATGTGATCGTCTTCATCAGCTACCTCACCCTGATGCCGCTGATGATCATGCTTCCGACGTCACTGCGGCTCGTCGTCTACCTCTGCAAACACACCTTGGCCATGCAGAGCAGGTCTCACACTGCAGACTCGTACCTGCTCGTCTGTAGGCTGACGGTGGCTCTGGTCTGGGTTTACCTCACCACATTGCTCACCATCTCCCTCTACTATTTCCATGCCATCTTCGCCTCTGGGCTGAGCGCGGACATGCTCTTCCTCGGCTTGTCGTTTTATTGCGTGGCTTCTGCGATCCTCCTCACTTGCTCCAACAAAAACCTGAGAGAGATGCTCAGAGTGTTACTTTTTCCAGGAAAGACCACAAACACGCTGGCCAGGAGGAGTGCTGAAGATAAGAGTGGAGTAACAGCCACGGTTTGA